A window from Pseudomonas frederiksbergensis encodes these proteins:
- a CDS encoding AraC family transcriptional regulator produces the protein MPAVLSQELLDGRLCLQLLPRAAYSARDPVQWQTLGVTLERQQGVHAIDSDHRVDFDTLPGVLAYTPVGVEVFSESASGGEYLLMRLEPLAHQHLPSVDHRVQSSGNRRALMLGRELRRLLLAPQPDRLALEQRAVEFVGLMNPQANTAHRVMPRVFTRVLDQIAAQFHEPLTLGQLAATYGQNELRFLRDFTRAIGLTPHAYLVEVRLQAARRMIEHTDLALADIALDAGFAHQSHMGSAFRKYLAMTPSQYRSRF, from the coding sequence ATGCCAGCGGTGCTGAGCCAAGAGCTGCTGGACGGCAGGCTCTGCTTGCAGCTTTTGCCCCGCGCCGCTTACAGCGCGCGTGATCCTGTGCAATGGCAAACCCTTGGGGTGACGCTGGAACGTCAACAGGGCGTGCACGCCATCGATTCGGATCACCGGGTGGATTTCGACACCTTGCCTGGCGTGCTGGCTTACACCCCGGTCGGCGTGGAAGTGTTTTCCGAATCGGCCAGCGGTGGCGAGTATCTGCTGATGCGTCTGGAACCCTTGGCCCATCAGCATTTACCCTCGGTTGACCACCGTGTGCAGTCTTCAGGCAATCGCCGCGCGCTGATGCTGGGTCGAGAGCTGCGGCGCCTGTTGCTCGCTCCGCAACCGGACAGGCTGGCGCTTGAGCAAAGGGCGGTGGAATTCGTTGGTTTGATGAACCCGCAGGCCAATACCGCGCACCGTGTCATGCCCAGGGTTTTCACCCGAGTGCTGGACCAGATCGCCGCGCAGTTCCACGAACCCCTGACCCTTGGACAATTAGCCGCCACCTACGGGCAAAACGAGCTGCGCTTTCTGCGTGACTTCACCCGGGCCATCGGCCTGACACCCCACGCTTACCTCGTTGAGGTGCGGCTACAGGCGGCACGCCGGATGATCGAACACACCGACCTGGCCCTGGCCGACATTGCCCTGGACGCAGGCTTCGCCCATCAGTCCCACATGGGCAGTGCCTTTCGCAAATACCTGGCCATGACCCCCAGCCAATACCGTTCACGCTTTTAG
- a CDS encoding aspartate/glutamate racemase family protein, translating to MRTIGLIGGMSWESSAEYYRLINQQVRDRLGPLRSAKLLMYSVDFGPVEQAQHAGRWDDAAAILVDAAQRLQAGGADCVVLCTNTMHKVAGQIQDAISIPFLHIADPAGQAAVEAGALKVGLLGTAFTMEQDFLKERLTSMGLTVLVPDADERQAVHRIIYDELCVGVISEASRKMYQQVIESLTRRGAQAIILGCTEIGLLIKPEHSALPLLDTTELHAQAAVAFALGE from the coding sequence ATGCGCACCATCGGCCTTATCGGCGGCATGAGCTGGGAGTCCAGCGCCGAGTATTACCGTCTCATCAACCAGCAGGTGCGCGACCGACTCGGGCCGTTGCGTTCGGCGAAATTGCTAATGTACAGCGTCGACTTTGGCCCTGTCGAACAGGCCCAGCACGCCGGACGCTGGGATGATGCGGCGGCGATTCTGGTGGACGCGGCGCAGCGGTTGCAGGCTGGCGGTGCCGATTGCGTGGTGCTGTGCACCAACACCATGCACAAAGTGGCCGGGCAAATTCAGGACGCGATCAGTATTCCGTTCCTGCACATCGCCGACCCGGCGGGTCAGGCCGCCGTCGAGGCTGGCGCTCTGAAGGTCGGATTGCTCGGCACAGCGTTCACCATGGAGCAGGATTTCCTCAAGGAACGCCTGACTTCGATGGGGCTGACCGTTTTGGTGCCGGACGCCGATGAACGTCAGGCCGTCCACCGGATCATCTATGACGAGTTGTGTGTCGGGGTGATCAGCGAGGCGTCGCGCAAGATGTATCAGCAGGTCATCGAATCACTGACCCGACGTGGCGCCCAGGCAATCATCCTCGGTTGCACCGAAATCGGCCTGCTGATCAAACCCGAGCACAGCGCCCTGCCCTTGCTCGACACCACCGAACTGCATGCGCAGGCGGCGGTGGCGTTCGCCTTGGGCGAGTGA
- a CDS encoding GNAT family N-acetyltransferase — MPATDAVITLERFNESHIDGITALYNDPAITRQVLQMPFQSVEIWRKRLAPDNERVVQLVALHQGAVIGNIGLEQFSRIRRSHAGNLGMGVAVAWQGKGVGSKLLTAALDIADNWMNLQRLELSVYADNEAAIGLYRKFGFDTEGLFRDYAVRDGGWVDALSMARLRRTPKAG; from the coding sequence ATGCCCGCCACTGACGCTGTCATTACCCTCGAACGTTTCAACGAATCCCACATCGACGGCATTACCGCGCTTTACAACGACCCGGCCATCACCCGCCAGGTGTTGCAAATGCCGTTTCAGTCTGTGGAAATCTGGCGCAAGCGTCTGGCGCCGGACAATGAGCGTGTGGTGCAACTGGTGGCGCTGCATCAGGGGGCGGTCATTGGCAATATTGGCCTGGAGCAGTTTTCGCGGATCCGCCGCAGTCATGCCGGCAACCTCGGCATGGGCGTCGCGGTGGCCTGGCAGGGCAAGGGCGTTGGCTCGAAACTGCTGACGGCGGCGCTGGACATCGCCGACAACTGGATGAACTTGCAACGGCTCGAGCTTTCGGTGTACGCCGACAACGAAGCGGCTATCGGGCTGTATCGCAAGTTCGGCTTCGATACCGAAGGGCTGTTTCGCGACTACGCCGTGCGTGATGGCGGATGGGTCGATGCCTTGAGCATGGCGCGGCTGCGTCGCACGCCCAAGGCCGGTTGA
- a CDS encoding LysR family transcriptional regulator: MPFMETTNQQVAQYRSPIEKSSSWRAQVAGIDPVLAQSFRVSARCGCFMQAARSLNIKATQLRKHLAQLETQLQCSLFSHTESGVALSRDGLQLQSQLIALAHERDLPVIEQPLVRLAVAESILHDILGRDLVALLRRNASVRLDIITLDSELSLQAVSADVVLWLAGTESPLPGPSFAASEPRRLARLDYLPHIAKRYSRVASRPDSLDDLADFLLVQWQHNRQVDSFRPWNNLVDQRLAGVVQLHSYELMLEMIRCSACIGLLPGYISRFDRGLIELPGLFSQPMQRQVWMAVNAESEGAAQVQMIVELIQNTFTERREWFEG; the protein is encoded by the coding sequence ATGCCATTCATGGAAACCACAAATCAACAAGTTGCCCAGTACCGCTCGCCCATAGAAAAAAGCTCATCCTGGCGCGCACAGGTGGCAGGGATCGATCCGGTACTGGCGCAGTCTTTTCGGGTCAGCGCCCGCTGCGGCTGTTTCATGCAGGCGGCTCGCAGTCTCAATATCAAGGCCACCCAACTGCGCAAACACTTGGCGCAACTTGAAACGCAACTGCAGTGTTCGCTGTTCAGCCACACAGAGAGTGGCGTTGCCCTGAGTCGGGACGGATTGCAGCTGCAATCGCAGTTGATTGCCTTGGCCCACGAACGCGACTTGCCGGTGATCGAACAGCCGTTGGTACGCCTGGCCGTCGCCGAATCGATCCTGCATGACATTCTCGGTCGCGATCTGGTTGCCTTGTTGCGCCGCAACGCCAGCGTGCGCCTGGACATCATCACCCTGGACAGTGAACTGTCCCTGCAAGCGGTCAGCGCCGATGTGGTGCTGTGGTTGGCCGGCACCGAATCACCGCTGCCCGGTCCGAGTTTTGCGGCCAGCGAGCCCCGGCGTCTGGCGCGGCTCGACTACCTGCCCCATATCGCCAAACGGTATTCACGGGTCGCATCGCGGCCAGACAGCCTCGACGACCTGGCGGACTTCCTGCTGGTGCAATGGCAGCATAACCGTCAGGTCGACAGTTTCCGACCGTGGAATAACCTCGTGGACCAGCGCCTGGCCGGGGTAGTGCAGTTGCATTCCTATGAGCTGATGCTGGAGATGATCCGTTGCAGCGCCTGCATTGGCCTGCTGCCCGGATACATCAGCCGCTTCGACCGCGGCCTGATTGAACTGCCGGGACTGTTCAGCCAACCGATGCAGCGTCAGGTGTGGATGGCGGTCAATGCCGAGTCCGAGGGGGCCGCGCAGGTGCAGATGATCGTTGAGCTGATCCAGAACACTTTCACTGAGCGTCGAGAGTGGTTTGAAGGTTGA
- a CDS encoding carboxymuconolactone decarboxylase family protein, translated as MKAMIAMEALTSNLSIEPPLLHLIKIRASQLNGCAFCTDMHSVDARRLGETDRRLYSIVVWRDSGFFNARERAALAWTEAVTLLAESHVPDDVYAQAREQFSESEMVDLTIAVTTINSWNRLAVSFRQTPGG; from the coding sequence ATGAAAGCGATGATTGCCATGGAAGCCTTGACCAGCAACCTCAGCATCGAGCCGCCTTTGCTGCACTTGATCAAGATTCGTGCCTCGCAACTCAATGGCTGCGCCTTCTGCACCGACATGCATTCGGTGGATGCCCGGCGACTCGGCGAAACTGACCGTCGCTTGTATTCGATCGTGGTCTGGCGCGACAGCGGCTTCTTCAATGCGCGAGAGCGCGCGGCGCTGGCCTGGACCGAAGCCGTCACCTTGCTCGCTGAAAGTCATGTGCCGGACGACGTCTACGCGCAGGCTCGGGAGCAATTCAGCGAAAGCGAAATGGTCGACCTGACCATCGCCGTCACCACCATCAACAGCTGGAATCGCCTGGCGGTGAGCTTTCGACAAACCCCTGGAGGCTGA
- a CDS encoding PLP-dependent aminotransferase family protein has translation MELHVVINGRKDLAGQLYNQLRSAIESGRLAAGTQLPPSRLLAEQLGISRKTISDTYTQLTYENFLTGVIGKGTYVNARPAKITRKQSHSELASAEVIESWRNLPVFLRHPTLEGSLRYDFIGGATSKGQFPQDDWRRCTAHALRQIAASKGFYSLPEGLPALRNAIARHIAFSRGVNCQDEDVVVCNGAQQALDLISRVLTRPGSIVAMEDPGYPPARLLFGTHGATVIGVPVDAEGIQVDKIPLGTRLIYVTPSHQFPLGMPMSQARRVALLERAHELGAIIIEDDYDSEFRYEGRPTDSLQSMDERGIVAYVGTFSKTLLPELRLGYAVLPPAILDAVIRAKQLTDLHTSTLPQWALAKFIAEGCLLKHIRRCHTIYAGRRERILERMAGDLSPWLEAVPTTAGFHMVVMCKVSIDIPLVIDLAKKVEVGVYPIDSFFYQQAPQSGLFLGFGAIETLDIDIALDRLRDILQQVA, from the coding sequence ATGGAACTTCACGTTGTCATCAACGGCCGCAAGGACCTGGCAGGCCAGTTGTACAACCAACTGCGCAGCGCCATCGAATCCGGTCGTCTGGCAGCCGGGACGCAGCTGCCGCCCAGCCGTTTGCTGGCAGAACAACTGGGCATTTCGCGCAAGACCATTTCCGATACCTACACGCAACTGACCTACGAAAACTTCCTCACTGGGGTCATCGGCAAAGGCACCTACGTCAACGCCCGACCGGCAAAAATCACCCGCAAACAGAGCCATTCGGAGCTGGCCAGTGCCGAGGTCATCGAGTCCTGGCGCAACCTGCCGGTGTTCCTGCGCCATCCGACGCTGGAAGGCTCGTTGCGCTATGACTTCATCGGTGGCGCCACCAGCAAGGGCCAGTTTCCCCAGGATGACTGGCGGCGCTGCACCGCTCACGCCTTGCGCCAGATCGCCGCGTCCAAGGGCTTCTACAGCCTGCCCGAAGGCCTGCCGGCGTTACGCAATGCGATTGCCCGGCACATCGCGTTTTCTCGCGGGGTCAATTGTCAGGACGAAGACGTGGTGGTGTGCAATGGCGCGCAACAGGCGCTGGACCTGATTTCCCGGGTGCTCACGCGTCCCGGCAGCATCGTCGCCATGGAAGACCCCGGTTATCCGCCCGCTCGCCTGTTGTTCGGGACCCACGGTGCCACGGTGATCGGCGTTCCGGTGGACGCGGAAGGCATTCAGGTGGACAAGATCCCCCTCGGCACCCGCCTGATCTACGTCACGCCGTCGCACCAGTTCCCCCTCGGCATGCCGATGAGCCAGGCGCGCCGGGTGGCGCTGCTGGAACGAGCCCATGAGTTGGGCGCGATCATCATCGAGGACGATTACGACAGCGAGTTCCGCTACGAAGGCCGGCCCACCGACTCGCTGCAAAGCATGGACGAACGCGGCATCGTCGCCTACGTCGGGACCTTTTCGAAAACCCTGCTACCGGAGTTGCGCCTGGGTTATGCGGTCCTGCCACCGGCGATTCTCGACGCGGTCATTCGCGCCAAGCAGCTCACCGACCTGCACACCTCCACCCTGCCCCAATGGGCGCTGGCCAAGTTCATCGCCGAAGGCTGTCTGCTCAAGCACATCCGGCGCTGCCATACGATCTATGCCGGGCGTCGTGAGCGGATTCTCGAACGCATGGCCGGCGATCTGTCGCCGTGGCTCGAGGCGGTGCCGACTACTGCCGGGTTCCACATGGTGGTTATGTGCAAAGTGTCTATCGATATTCCGTTGGTGATCGACCTGGCGAAAAAGGTCGAAGTCGGGGTGTATCCCATCGACAGTTTTTTCTATCAACAAGCGCCGCAGTCCGGGCTTTTCCTCGGTTTTGGCGCCATCGAAACCCTCGACATCGACATCGCCCTGGACCGCCTGCGGGACATTTTGCAGCAGGTTGCCTGA
- a CDS encoding putative quinol monooxygenase, whose protein sequence is MSNEVINTVKVQAAAGRSDELGKQLQKIVDTLRELPGCDSYMVDRCPEDDNRWTVSARWQSEAAMQMHFNCPEVQGFIGLIDSRLANSVDFNSFPIV, encoded by the coding sequence ATGTCCAACGAAGTGATCAATACCGTTAAGGTGCAGGCCGCCGCCGGCCGCTCGGACGAACTGGGCAAGCAACTGCAAAAGATTGTCGACACCCTGCGCGAACTACCGGGCTGTGATTCCTATATGGTCGACCGCTGCCCCGAGGACGACAACCGCTGGACGGTCAGCGCCCGCTGGCAATCGGAAGCGGCCATGCAAATGCACTTCAACTGCCCTGAAGTCCAAGGCTTTATCGGCCTGATCGACAGCCGCCTGGCCAACAGCGTCGATTTCAACAGCTTTCCTATCGTTTAG